In one Sphingomonas sanguinis genomic region, the following are encoded:
- the galA gene encoding beta-galactosidase GalA, with protein sequence MTVTRRTLIASGLAAPALGEPALAADRPVMLDSGDAPAPFEAMPEPPFVGDPSLFRLDDGWLFHKGDIAVPPILGHEESYQNAKAGIAQGAAAVSYDDSDWRSVELPHDWAMEEVVDPKANVAQGYRRRGIGWYRRTLKLPTEWRGRYLEVQLGAAATNAKVWFNGVLVAHSFSGYTAILIDITPYARFGEELNTLAVRVDAETMEGWWYEGAGLYRHNWLAVRDGVSIVTDGLHADPRREGTGWTVPIALTVSNIQKTAATVRAEVVLIDPAGRTIGRAEADVTVDPLKTAEAKVTIPVTSPQLWSVDQPTLYRVETRLLRDGKPIDARATRIGFREIRFDAGTGFYLNGVATKIKGVCVHQDHAGVGVAMPDAMWEWRIRRLKAIGCNALRCSHHAPAPELLDACDRLGMLVMDENRNFNPSPDYLRQLEWLVRRDRNHPSVFLWSVFNEEPMQGTEQGYEMVRRMAEAVKQFDTSRPVTAAMNDGMFSPLNVSDAVDVMGFNYQHRRYDSFHAAHPTKPMTSSEDTSAFMTRGVWKTDMAAHEVSSYDTDAAEWGLTHHESWRMIDTRPFVAGTFVWTGFDYHGEPTPFEWPTTSSVFGIMDLCGFAKMAFHLRRAQWVDDAPALAIAPHWTWPGREGQAIRVMALTNAETVELRLNGKSLGTKTVDRLAMPEWQVPYSPGRLEAVGYRAGREVSRTLVETAGKPVALKLVADRGGMLGTGSDVQPFTVMAVDARGRVVPDADAPVSFRVTRGAVIGVGNGDPNDHDSEVVPARRLFYGLAQALVRAEAGAGTLTVEATAPGLKPARAAVRVIAAEPLPVLPATRPVAMLTDWKRSDFTATRPDPLRRYAGNDMNSLVYARPGRLEGPGEGVWSTYRTSFRPRRRVAEQGGAVVFAEVVGRAEAWVDGVKRAEKTDLAGAPLMVPFPAGAGERQVVLVVEAAPGKASGLGRTISVRER encoded by the coding sequence ATGACCGTGACCCGCCGCACCCTGATCGCCAGCGGACTGGCCGCGCCCGCGCTGGGCGAGCCCGCTCTGGCGGCGGACCGTCCCGTGATGCTCGACAGCGGCGACGCACCCGCGCCGTTCGAGGCCATGCCCGAGCCGCCCTTCGTCGGCGACCCGAGCCTGTTCCGGCTTGACGATGGCTGGCTGTTCCACAAGGGCGACATCGCAGTGCCGCCGATCCTGGGGCATGAGGAAAGCTACCAGAATGCCAAGGCCGGGATCGCGCAGGGGGCGGCGGCGGTCAGCTATGACGACAGCGACTGGCGCAGCGTCGAACTGCCGCATGACTGGGCGATGGAGGAGGTGGTCGATCCCAAGGCCAATGTCGCGCAAGGGTATCGGCGGCGCGGGATCGGCTGGTATCGCCGGACGCTGAAATTGCCGACCGAATGGCGCGGCCGCTATCTGGAGGTGCAGCTGGGCGCGGCGGCGACCAATGCCAAGGTCTGGTTCAACGGCGTGCTCGTGGCGCACAGCTTCAGCGGCTATACCGCGATCCTGATCGACATCACCCCCTATGCCCGGTTCGGCGAGGAGCTGAACACGCTGGCTGTCCGCGTCGATGCCGAGACGATGGAGGGCTGGTGGTATGAGGGCGCGGGGCTCTATCGCCACAACTGGCTGGCGGTGCGCGACGGGGTGAGCATCGTCACCGATGGCCTGCACGCCGATCCGCGTCGCGAGGGTACGGGCTGGACGGTCCCGATCGCGCTGACCGTCTCCAACATCCAGAAGACGGCGGCGACCGTGCGGGCCGAGGTGGTGCTGATCGACCCGGCGGGCCGCACCATCGGTCGGGCGGAGGCGGACGTGACCGTCGATCCGCTCAAGACCGCCGAGGCCAAGGTCACGATCCCGGTCACATCGCCGCAACTCTGGTCGGTGGACCAGCCGACCCTCTACCGGGTGGAGACGCGGCTGCTGCGCGACGGCAAGCCGATCGACGCCCGCGCCACCCGGATCGGTTTCCGCGAGATCCGCTTCGATGCAGGCACCGGCTTCTACCTCAACGGCGTGGCGACCAAGATCAAGGGCGTCTGCGTCCATCAGGATCATGCCGGGGTCGGCGTCGCCATGCCCGATGCGATGTGGGAGTGGCGCATCCGCCGGCTGAAGGCGATAGGCTGCAACGCGCTGCGCTGTTCGCACCATGCGCCCGCGCCCGAACTGCTCGATGCCTGCGACCGGCTGGGGATGCTGGTCATGGACGAGAACCGTAACTTCAACCCAAGCCCGGACTATCTCCGCCAATTGGAATGGCTGGTCCGCCGCGACCGCAATCATCCTAGCGTCTTCCTCTGGTCGGTCTTCAACGAGGAACCGATGCAGGGCACCGAGCAGGGTTACGAGATGGTTCGCCGCATGGCCGAGGCGGTGAAGCAATTCGACACCTCGCGCCCCGTCACGGCGGCGATGAACGACGGGATGTTTTCCCCGCTCAATGTGTCGGATGCGGTCGATGTGATGGGCTTCAACTACCAGCATCGCCGCTATGACAGCTTCCATGCGGCGCATCCGACCAAGCCGATGACCAGTTCGGAGGATACCAGCGCCTTCATGACTCGCGGGGTGTGGAAGACCGACATGGCCGCGCATGAGGTCAGCTCCTACGACACCGACGCCGCCGAATGGGGCCTGACCCATCACGAAAGTTGGCGGATGATCGACACGCGGCCCTTCGTCGCGGGAACGTTCGTATGGACGGGGTTCGACTATCATGGCGAGCCGACGCCGTTCGAATGGCCGACGACCAGCAGCGTGTTCGGCATCATGGATCTGTGCGGTTTCGCCAAGATGGCCTTCCACCTGCGTCGCGCACAATGGGTCGACGATGCGCCCGCCCTCGCCATCGCGCCGCACTGGACCTGGCCGGGGCGCGAGGGGCAGGCTATCCGGGTAATGGCGCTGACCAATGCCGAGACGGTCGAGCTGCGCCTGAACGGAAAGAGCTTAGGCACGAAGACGGTCGACCGGTTGGCGATGCCCGAATGGCAAGTGCCCTATAGCCCCGGACGGCTGGAGGCGGTCGGCTATCGCGCCGGGCGCGAGGTGTCGCGGACTTTGGTCGAGACGGCGGGCAAGCCGGTCGCGTTGAAGCTGGTCGCGGATCGGGGCGGGATGCTGGGCACGGGTAGCGACGTGCAGCCCTTTACCGTGATGGCAGTCGATGCCCGCGGGCGGGTGGTGCCGGATGCGGATGCGCCGGTGAGCTTCCGAGTGACGCGGGGCGCGGTGATCGGCGTCGGCAATGGCGATCCGAACGATCATGATTCCGAGGTGGTGCCCGCGCGCCGCCTGTTCTACGGGCTCGCCCAGGCGCTGGTCCGTGCCGAGGCGGGGGCGGGGACGCTGACCGTCGAGGCGACCGCGCCGGGCTTGAAACCTGCGCGCGCCGCGGTGCGCGTGATCGCCGCCGAGCCTCTGCCCGTGCTTCCTGCCACCCGGCCGGTGGCGATGCTGACCGACTGGAAGCGGAGCGACTTCACCGCGACCCGGCCCGATCCGCTGCGACGTTATGCGGGCAATGACATGAACAGCCTGGTCTATGCACGGCCCGGACGACTGGAGGGACCGGGCGAGGGCGTGTGGTCGACCTATCGCACCAGCTTCAGGCCGCGCCGCCGGGTGGCCGAGCAGGGCGGTGCAGTGGTCTTCGCCGAGGTCGTCGGGCGCGCCGAGGCCTGGGTCGATGGGGTGAAGCGGGCGGAGAAGACGGACCTTGCGGGCGCGCCGCTGATGGTGCCGTTCCCGGCCGGGGCGGGCGAG